From Brassica oleracea var. oleracea cultivar TO1000 chromosome C3, BOL, whole genome shotgun sequence, a single genomic window includes:
- the LOC106332201 gene encoding probable kinetochore protein SPC25 isoform X2 — MEEISGGGDTTKNTMASLGILCEKDIDEQRLQIDSFIASPFQRSMDSVLARAKATAQSQVELANVKADLREAEDELVDVLAVKTRKEAKQMGLRDSISATQSRIQVVKRTLQLHKSNKEGHSKTISHRLQGLSVSKDNAGKVTGNKSNIDEAISWYNQALGFHVEAGHGVKFTFTNIDPKRPTREFSFTVHYGNDIYTLLDCNPQLDDMVQELNKTNDLFGFVRLMRDKFQKATLSELPAHSENLSQETSIISASAPAMSITTDTSMLTPENKVSKVQVNLRQKRSSNSPLQSPAPTSSTRRSSRLKAKE; from the exons ATGGAAGAGATAAGCGGAGGTGGAGATACAACGAAGAACACTATGGCGTCTCTGGGAATCCTGTGTGAGAAAGATATTGATGAACAGCGGCTTCAAATCGATTCCTTCATCGCTTCCCCCTTCCAGAGATCTATGGACTCCGTACTTGCCCGAGCTAAAGCTACTGCACAGAGCCAAG TGGAACTAGCGAATGTGAAAGCGGATCTTAGAGAAGCAGAGGATGAGCTCGTTGACGTGTTGGCAG TGAAAACCCGTAAAGAGGCAAAGCAAATGGGTTTAAGGGACTCCATTTCTGCAACACAATCTCGAATCCAAGTTGTTAAAAGAACTCTGCAGTTACACAAGTCAAACAAGGAAGGGCATTCCAAAACTATCTCCCACCGTTTGCAAG GCTTATCAGTATCCAAGGACAATGCTGGTAAAGTCACGGGAAACAAATCCAATATTGATGAAGCCATCTCTTGGTATAATCAGGCTCTTGGCTTTCATGTTGAAGCTGGACATG GAGTTAAGTTCACATTCACCAACATTGATCCAAAAAGGCCCACACGCGAGTTTTCATTCACAGTTCACTATGGAAATGACATCTACACAC TATTGGATTGCAACCCACAATTAGATGACATGGTCCAAGAATTGAATAAAACCAATGACCTTTTCGGATTTGTTCGTCTGATGAGGGATAAGTTTCAGAAAGCTACCTTATCTG AACTACCAGCACACTCAGAAAATCTGTCACAGGAAACTTCCATCATATCTGCTTCAGCTCCAGCTATGTCAATTACTACTGATACAAGCATGTTAACTCCAGAGAACAAGGTATCTAAGGTTCAAGTGAATCTGCGACAGAAGCGATCTAGCAATTCTCCACTCCAATCTCCTGCACCCACGTCTTCCACTCGCCGTTCTTCTCGCCTTAAG GCGAAGGAATGA
- the LOC106332201 gene encoding kinetochore protein spc25 isoform X1, whose product MEEISGGGDTTKNTMASLGILCEKDIDEQRLQIDSFIASPFQRSMDSVLARAKATAQSQVELANVKADLREAEDELVDVLAVKTRKEAKQMGLRDSISATQSRIQVVKRTLQLHKSNKEGHSKTISHRLQVRDHMVLLLSSNEGLSVSKDNAGKVTGNKSNIDEAISWYNQALGFHVEAGHGVKFTFTNIDPKRPTREFSFTVHYGNDIYTLLDCNPQLDDMVQELNKTNDLFGFVRLMRDKFQKATLSELPAHSENLSQETSIISASAPAMSITTDTSMLTPENKVSKVQVNLRQKRSSNSPLQSPAPTSSTRRSSRLKAKE is encoded by the exons ATGGAAGAGATAAGCGGAGGTGGAGATACAACGAAGAACACTATGGCGTCTCTGGGAATCCTGTGTGAGAAAGATATTGATGAACAGCGGCTTCAAATCGATTCCTTCATCGCTTCCCCCTTCCAGAGATCTATGGACTCCGTACTTGCCCGAGCTAAAGCTACTGCACAGAGCCAAG TGGAACTAGCGAATGTGAAAGCGGATCTTAGAGAAGCAGAGGATGAGCTCGTTGACGTGTTGGCAG TGAAAACCCGTAAAGAGGCAAAGCAAATGGGTTTAAGGGACTCCATTTCTGCAACACAATCTCGAATCCAAGTTGTTAAAAGAACTCTGCAGTTACACAAGTCAAACAAGGAAGGGCATTCCAAAACTATCTCCCACCGTTTGCAAG TTAGAGACCACATGGTTCTACTTCTTTCATCCAATGAAGGCTTATCAGTATCCAAGGACAATGCTGGTAAAGTCACGGGAAACAAATCCAATATTGATGAAGCCATCTCTTGGTATAATCAGGCTCTTGGCTTTCATGTTGAAGCTGGACATG GAGTTAAGTTCACATTCACCAACATTGATCCAAAAAGGCCCACACGCGAGTTTTCATTCACAGTTCACTATGGAAATGACATCTACACAC TATTGGATTGCAACCCACAATTAGATGACATGGTCCAAGAATTGAATAAAACCAATGACCTTTTCGGATTTGTTCGTCTGATGAGGGATAAGTTTCAGAAAGCTACCTTATCTG AACTACCAGCACACTCAGAAAATCTGTCACAGGAAACTTCCATCATATCTGCTTCAGCTCCAGCTATGTCAATTACTACTGATACAAGCATGTTAACTCCAGAGAACAAGGTATCTAAGGTTCAAGTGAATCTGCGACAGAAGCGATCTAGCAATTCTCCACTCCAATCTCCTGCACCCACGTCTTCCACTCGCCGTTCTTCTCGCCTTAAG GCGAAGGAATGA